The DNA segment CGCCGCCGGTCATGACGCAGATGATCGAAGTATTCGATCACTACCACAGCTCGGTGATTGGCGTCGAAGAAATTCCGGCCCAGGAAACCAAGTCGTACGGGATTGTCGATGGCAAGGAATGGGAAGCTTCGATCATCAAGATGTCAGGCATCGTCGAGAAGCCGGAGCCGAACGTGGCGCCGTCGAACCTTGGCGTGGTCGGCCGTTACGTGCTGAAGCCGCGGATTTTCGATCATATCCGCTCCATCAAGCCCGGCGCGGGTGGCGAACTGCAATTGACGGACGCGATCCAGTCGTTGCTCGCCGACGAACAGGTGCTCGCGTACAAGTATCACGGCACCCGCTTTGACTGCGGCAGCAAGTTGGGCTATCTGAAGGCGACGGTGGAATTTGCGCTGCGCCATCCGGAAGTCGCGGCAGATTTCGAGGAGTATCTGCGTACGCGTTCGCCGGTGCTGGAAGGTTGAGCGGGCGGCCGGCGCGTGAGCGCTGGTTGCGTTGAGTTTTCGTTCGCCAAACTGCGCGGCGCATGACCCGCTGCAAGCTTGGCGTGACGTAAAAAAAAGCGCTGTGTCCTCCTCGCGGAGGACGCAGCGCCTTTTTATTTGCGCGGCCTGCCTTACGGGCTCAGCGACGTTTCATCAGGAACGTGAACACTTTGTCGTGCGCCGAGCTTTCGACAATCTCGTTGCCGGTTTGCTTGGCGAATGCCGCGAAATCACGCTGCGAGCCGGGGTCGGTAGCCAACACCTTCAGAATCTGGCCGCTTTCCATGTCGGCGAGTGCTTTCTTTGCACGCAAAATGGGCAACGGGCACATCAGGCCGCGTGCGTCGACTTCCTTGTGAACCTGAATCTGCATGGGGGGCGCCTTCCAGATGGGAGGGGTGGCGTGCTTGCGACGCCTGGACGAAGGTTGGAATTTTACCGCAGGCGGCGGGTGGCCGTTGTTCAACGGCCGGGTTCTGGCCTCCCTAGCCCAACACCACCGCCTCGCCCGTTTCCAACGAAACCCTCATCGCGCTTGCAATCCGCGTCGCCTCCAGCGCATCGGCAAGCGTAGCCCCATCGCCCGCACGGGCAACCCCATCCTGAACGTCGGCAACGAACGCCCGTGCCTCGAACAGAAACGCGTCCTCGAACCGGTCGAAAAAGCTGGCCGTGCACTCATTACGCACGCCGCCGGCATCGTAAATCTCGACGCGATTTAACCGAGGGTTGTGCCCGATCGCCAACGCACCCGCGGTGCCGATCACTTCGCTATGCGTATCATTGCCATGCGCCTGAGTCCGCGACGCGTAAAACATTGCAAGCTTGCCGCCTTCGAACTCGCAGATGGCGACACCATTGTCGACATCGCCGAATTCCCGCAAACCGTCATGCAGTGCAATCGCGCCCGCAGCAAACACGCGCGTCGCGCGCGGCCGCCCCAACAGCCACCTCGCGACGTCGATATCGT comes from the Paraburkholderia sp. PREW-6R genome and includes:
- the galU gene encoding UTP--glucose-1-phosphate uridylyltransferase GalU, coding for MLKVTKAVFPVAGLGTRFLPATKASPKEMLPIVDKPLIQYAVEEAMAAGITEMIFVTGRSKRAIEDHFDKSYEIEAELEARGKDKLLELVRSIKPSHVDCFYVRQPEALGLGHAVLCAEKLVGDNPFAVILADDLLYGTPPVMTQMIEVFDHYHSSVIGVEEIPAQETKSYGIVDGKEWEASIIKMSGIVEKPEPNVAPSNLGVVGRYVLKPRIFDHIRSIKPGAGGELQLTDAIQSLLADEQVLAYKYHGTRFDCGSKLGYLKATVEFALRHPEVAADFEEYLRTRSPVLEG
- a CDS encoding sulfurtransferase TusA family protein, encoding MQVHKEVDARGLMCPLPILRAKKALADMESGQILKVLATDPGSQRDFAAFAKQTGNEIVESSAHDKVFTFLMKRR